The proteins below are encoded in one region of Phycisphaerae bacterium:
- the pilM gene encoding pilus assembly protein PilM — MSHTLSWVPRQVGPIGLDLGTRVVRMLQLTRHKGQVSIVACAQREIPPDTASDEELKLRQVRAVEEMLRFGGFRGRSVITAVPWDDLHIRTVRLPSMPDESIYNAVRFEAADRFGLDHDQTEVRFLVAGDVRQGTELRQEIILLAARRPAIEDHLRRLTRMGLHPAAVDAGPCALFRGFERLLRRDQDAGQTSAFIEIGYRSSRVVIARGPEPSLIKSIPVGGRRFDELVAEKLELGLAEAAQLRIRLQDLYIAELTGQANRIPPDEQISHEMRHTLLDALRPALDHLAKEVSLCLRYCSTTFRGPRSDSVTVLGGEACNPDMIQLLSDQANVPFHIGKPMRNVTIEQGFDGADRRTGKPEWAMALGLALKPAQQALAVAS; from the coding sequence GTGAGCCACACTCTCTCCTGGGTTCCACGACAGGTAGGGCCCATCGGCCTGGATCTCGGTACGCGCGTCGTTCGCATGCTCCAACTCACTCGACACAAGGGCCAAGTCAGCATCGTGGCTTGTGCCCAGCGGGAGATACCCCCCGACACAGCCAGCGACGAGGAACTCAAACTCCGACAGGTCCGGGCGGTCGAAGAGATGCTGCGCTTCGGCGGCTTCCGGGGAAGAAGCGTCATCACCGCCGTGCCCTGGGACGATCTCCATATCCGCACCGTCCGTCTTCCATCGATGCCCGACGAGAGCATCTACAACGCCGTCCGATTCGAGGCCGCCGACAGGTTCGGCCTGGATCACGATCAGACCGAGGTCCGCTTTCTGGTCGCCGGCGACGTCCGCCAGGGAACCGAACTGAGACAGGAGATCATCCTTCTGGCGGCCAGACGCCCCGCGATTGAGGACCATCTTCGAAGGCTGACCCGCATGGGACTGCACCCCGCCGCCGTCGATGCCGGCCCCTGCGCCCTGTTCCGCGGATTCGAACGGCTGCTCCGCCGTGACCAGGATGCCGGACAGACCAGCGCTTTCATTGAGATCGGTTACCGCTCCTCGCGCGTGGTCATCGCCCGCGGCCCGGAACCGAGCCTCATCAAGTCGATCCCCGTCGGTGGACGCCGGTTTGACGAACTCGTGGCCGAAAAGCTGGAACTCGGCTTGGCCGAAGCCGCCCAGCTTCGTATCCGCCTCCAGGATCTGTATATCGCCGAACTCACCGGACAGGCCAACAGGATCCCGCCGGACGAACAGATCAGCCATGAAATGAGACACACCCTCCTTGACGCCTTGCGACCGGCTCTCGATCACCTGGCCAAGGAGGTATCGCTCTGCCTGCGGTACTGCTCGACCACTTTCCGAGGACCGCGATCCGATTCGGTCACCGTTCTGGGTGGAGAAGCCTGCAATCCGGATATGATCCAGCTCCTCTCGGACCAGGCCAACGTGCCGTTTCACATCGGCAAACCCATGCGGAATGTCACCATCGAGCAGGGCTTCGACGGGGCGGATCGCCGGACAGGAAAGCCTGAATGGGCCATGGCTCTGGGCCTGGCTCTCAAGCCCGCTCAGCAGGCACTGGCGGTGGCATCATGA
- a CDS encoding prepilin-type N-terminal cleavage/methylation domain-containing protein: MPSRQHAFTIVEVLIVVITLGILAAIVVPQFSDASTNASESALHKNLQIVRGQVELYKLQHSTYPTLANFTTAMTTKLNDYGPYLQSIPDNPYWTGDPSKANSVGSGSTGTSAWYYNETTGEFRENHR; encoded by the coding sequence ATGCCAAGCAGGCAGCATGCATTCACCATTGTCGAGGTCCTCATTGTCGTCATCACTCTGGGAATCCTCGCCGCCATCGTGGTACCCCAGTTCTCTGACGCAAGCACCAACGCCAGCGAAAGCGCCCTGCACAAGAACCTGCAGATCGTGCGCGGCCAGGTCGAACTGTACAAGCTCCAGCACAGCACCTACCCGACCTTGGCCAACTTCACCACCGCGATGACCACCAAGCTCAACGACTATGGGCCCTATTTGCAGTCCATTCCCGACAACCCCTATTGGACAGGCGACCCGAGCAAGGCCAACAGCGTGGGCAGCGGCAGCACGGGAACCAGCGCGTGGTACTACAACGAGACAACCGGAGAGTTCCGGGAAAATCACCGATAA